A genomic window from Chlorobium phaeobacteroides DSM 266 includes:
- a CDS encoding HPF/RaiA family ribosome-associated protein, protein MIILIANRNNELNQYAEAIIRDLLDRFSERITRVEIHLSDENSDNKSGIDDKRCLIEVRLVSHQPIVSTHQAATIEQAIDGAAKIMVHTLDSTISRLDKYD, encoded by the coding sequence ATGATTATCTTGATTGCAAATCGGAATAATGAGCTCAACCAATATGCTGAAGCCATTATAAGGGACCTCCTTGACCGTTTCAGCGAACGGATTACACGGGTGGAAATCCATTTGAGCGATGAGAACAGCGATAATAAATCTGGTATTGATGATAAGCGCTGTCTGATAGAGGTGCGTCTCGTCAGCCACCAGCCTATTGTATCCACTCATCAGGCAGCGACTATTGAACAGGCTATCGATGGAGCTGCCAAGATAATGGTTCATACGCTTGACAGTACAATCAGCCGTCTTGATAAGTACGATTAG
- a CDS encoding helix-turn-helix domain-containing protein: MARPAVITDEMECLAKKIVKEANTARELRAGLSILIPKTCDITYSETAELLGISVPTVVRIHRDISNQAAGKATPKGSWGGRRRQTLSLDEEARFLAEWVEKAEQGGVLVVPPIHTALEQRLGKTVAVSTVYRMLARHGWRKVEPDTCHPKQNMEEQEEFKKNSQRYWYKPPSKMY; encoded by the coding sequence ATGGCTCGACCGGCAGTAATCACGGACGAAATGGAATGCTTAGCCAAAAAGATTGTAAAAGAAGCAAATACCGCTCGAGAACTGAGAGCAGGCTTGAGTATTCTTATCCCGAAAACCTGTGATATCACATACTCTGAAACGGCAGAACTTCTTGGTATTAGTGTGCCTACTGTAGTGCGTATCCATCGAGATATTAGCAATCAAGCTGCCGGAAAAGCAACGCCTAAGGGTAGCTGGGGTGGACGAAGGAGGCAAACGCTTAGTTTAGATGAGGAGGCCCGGTTTCTTGCTGAATGGGTAGAGAAAGCAGAACAAGGTGGCGTACTGGTTGTTCCTCCAATTCATACAGCATTGGAACAACGACTTGGAAAAACAGTTGCAGTGTCTACGGTTTATAGAATGTTGGCACGTCATGGTTGGCGTAAGGTCGAACCAGATACGTGTCACCCAAAACAAAATATGGAGGAGCAGGAAGAGTTTAAAAAAAACTCCCAGAGATACTGGTACAAGCCGCCAAGCAAAATGTACTGA